In Streptomyces alboniger, the following are encoded in one genomic region:
- a CDS encoding amino acid permease: MSDGAVGTGDLVFFVVAAAAPLTVMAGVAPLAIGMAGPAAPLGYLLSGLLLIVFAAGFTAMSRYVRNAGAFYAYIGRGLGRPAGAGSAYVALFSYNAIEVGLLAAFGWFTESGFEDLTGVHVPWWIWALAGLGAIGVLGYLKVTLSAKVLGAALVLEVLVLLVFEAGVLAHGGGPRGLDLGALSPAHLGESGAGGMFVLAIGAFVGFEATAIYAEEARRPERTVPRATYIAVAFLALFYTFSVWMIINAYGSDRAQAVADGKGGADMVFTATERFSGAWAADSMHVLIITSAFAATLAFHNGAARYFYALGREGLLPDRLGTVSARTRAPATAVVTQSALALTAIVVTMISGADPYAVPVEQRLRHPRRDAHAGPRRPLRVRVLPPRPARPAGLAGGRRPAARLRGPRRHDRPRLRPPRPAHRRLRRRERGLGPPAAGAVRHRRRARPPYQGARSGRVRAADDGGRRARLNPRPTPAHPGPPDPSEREQGEDVTTLVFLGPTRTGSHPDHDATALAVRDGRVLALGDEARALAATADEVVDVGDGLLMAAFGDGHAHPLLGGLESFGPQIKELASVEAVVSEVGRWAEEHPEVEWIVGASYDPALAPDGEFDARWLDAAVPDRPVVLRAHDYHTVWCNTEALRRAGVSERSPEPRLGRIVRRPDGAPLGTLREWHACDLVLDQVPSRATDDLVEAVRRAGHAYARAGITWVQDAWVEPEMADAYLAAARRDALAFRVDLAQRADPDRWRAQLKPFAETRARVAAEGGELLTARTVKFFSDGVIEGGTAAMLAPYLDAPHSCGMPVWEPRALADAVRAFDAVGFRTHIHAIGDAGVRASLDAIESAIDANPAWDRRPVITHVQVVDPADLPRFAPLGVVANFEPLWAQPDPLQTELSLPRIGAHRAALQYPMGELARDGVRLSFGSDWPVSSHVPLEGIQVAVTRRTFTGEPEEGWIPHQRLTVEQALTAATTGVAHQAGADDRLHLSPGAPADLVLLSADPRTVDPMAIRHARVLGTWLGGRPTYRAAATRGPRAR, from the coding sequence TTGAGCGACGGGGCGGTCGGCACCGGCGATCTGGTCTTCTTCGTCGTGGCGGCCGCGGCCCCGCTGACGGTCATGGCGGGCGTGGCCCCGCTGGCCATCGGTATGGCGGGACCCGCGGCGCCGCTCGGCTATCTCCTCTCGGGGCTGCTGCTGATCGTCTTCGCCGCCGGGTTCACGGCCATGAGCCGGTACGTGCGCAACGCCGGCGCTTTCTACGCGTACATCGGCAGGGGGCTCGGCCGCCCGGCGGGAGCCGGATCCGCGTACGTCGCGCTCTTCTCGTACAACGCGATCGAGGTGGGCCTGCTCGCCGCCTTCGGATGGTTCACGGAATCGGGCTTCGAGGACCTCACCGGGGTCCATGTGCCCTGGTGGATCTGGGCGTTGGCCGGGCTGGGCGCCATCGGCGTGCTCGGCTATCTCAAGGTCACCCTCAGTGCCAAGGTCCTCGGCGCCGCCCTGGTCCTCGAAGTGCTGGTGCTGCTCGTCTTCGAAGCGGGCGTTCTCGCGCACGGCGGCGGTCCGCGCGGCCTCGACCTCGGGGCGCTGTCGCCCGCCCATCTCGGCGAGTCCGGGGCCGGCGGCATGTTCGTCCTCGCCATCGGCGCCTTCGTCGGCTTCGAGGCGACCGCGATCTACGCCGAGGAGGCGCGGCGACCGGAGCGGACCGTGCCGCGCGCCACCTACATCGCCGTGGCGTTCCTCGCGCTCTTCTACACCTTCAGCGTCTGGATGATCATCAACGCGTACGGCAGCGATCGCGCCCAGGCGGTCGCGGACGGCAAGGGCGGCGCCGACATGGTGTTCACCGCCACCGAACGCTTCAGCGGAGCCTGGGCCGCCGACTCCATGCACGTGCTGATCATCACCAGCGCCTTCGCCGCCACGCTCGCCTTCCACAACGGAGCCGCCCGCTACTTCTACGCACTCGGCAGGGAGGGTCTCCTCCCGGACCGCCTCGGCACCGTCTCCGCGAGGACACGGGCCCCGGCCACAGCGGTCGTCACGCAGTCGGCCCTGGCGCTTACCGCGATCGTCGTGACTATGATCAGCGGGGCCGATCCGTACGCCGTTCCTGTGGAGCAGCGGCTCCGGCATCCTCGGCGTGATGCTCATGCAGGCCCTCGCCGCCCTCTCCGTGTACGGGTTCTTCCGCCGCGACCGGCGCGCCCTGCCGGCTTGGCGGGTGGTCGTCGCCCCGCTGCTCGCCTGCGCGGGCCTCGCCGTCATGATCGTCCTCGTCTGCGCCCACCTCGACCTGCTCACCGGCGCCTCCGCAGGCGTGAACGCGGCCTTGGTCCTCCCGCTGCCGGTGCTGTTCGTCATCGGCGCCGTGCTCGCCCTCCGTATCAAGGCGCGCGATCCGGTCGCGTACGAGCGGCTGACGACGGTGGACGGCGAGCACGTCTGAACCCCCGGCCCACCCCGGCCCACCCCGGTCCACCCGACCCAAGCGAACGCGAGCAAGGAGAAGACGTGACGACGCTGGTCTTCCTCGGCCCCACCCGCACCGGGAGCCACCCCGACCACGACGCCACGGCGCTCGCCGTGCGCGACGGCAGGGTCCTCGCGCTCGGCGACGAGGCCCGCGCGCTCGCCGCCACCGCAGACGAGGTCGTCGACGTCGGGGACGGGCTGCTGATGGCCGCCTTCGGGGACGGGCACGCCCACCCGCTCCTCGGCGGTCTGGAGAGCTTCGGACCACAGATCAAGGAACTCGCCTCCGTCGAAGCGGTCGTCTCCGAAGTCGGGCGATGGGCCGAGGAGCACCCGGAGGTCGAGTGGATCGTCGGCGCCTCCTACGACCCCGCGCTCGCGCCCGACGGGGAGTTCGACGCCCGCTGGCTGGACGCGGCGGTACCCGACCGGCCCGTCGTGCTGCGCGCCCACGACTACCACACCGTCTGGTGCAACACCGAGGCGCTGCGCAGGGCCGGGGTGAGCGAGAGGAGCCCGGAGCCGCGCCTCGGCCGGATCGTGCGCCGACCCGACGGCGCCCCTCTGGGGACGCTGCGCGAATGGCACGCCTGCGACCTCGTGCTCGACCAGGTCCCCTCGCGCGCGACGGACGACCTCGTCGAGGCGGTGCGCCGCGCCGGGCACGCGTACGCGCGCGCGGGCATCACCTGGGTCCAGGACGCCTGGGTCGAACCGGAGATGGCGGACGCCTATCTCGCCGCCGCCCGGCGTGACGCCCTGGCCTTCCGCGTCGACCTCGCCCAGCGCGCGGACCCCGACCGCTGGCGCGCGCAGCTCAAGCCGTTCGCCGAGACACGCGCGCGGGTGGCCGCGGAGGGCGGCGAGCTGCTGACCGCGCGGACGGTGAAGTTCTTCAGCGACGGCGTCATCGAGGGCGGCACCGCCGCCATGCTCGCCCCCTACCTGGACGCGCCCCACAGCTGCGGCATGCCCGTGTGGGAGCCCCGAGCGCTCGCCGACGCGGTGCGGGCCTTCGACGCCGTGGGCTTCCGGACGCACATCCACGCGATCGGCGACGCGGGCGTACGCGCCTCGCTCGACGCGATCGAGTCCGCGATCGACGCCAACCCCGCATGGGACCGGCGCCCGGTGATCACCCACGTACAGGTGGTCGACCCCGCCGACCTGCCCCGGTTCGCACCCCTCGGCGTCGTCGCCAACTTCGAACCCCTCTGGGCGCAGCCCGACCCGCTCCAGACTGAGCTGTCCCTCCCGCGGATCGGCGCGCACCGGGCGGCCCTCCAGTACCCCATGGGCGAGCTGGCGCGGGACGGCGTCCGCCTGTCCTTCGGCAGCGACTGGCCCGTCAGCTCACACGTACCGCTGGAAGGGATCCAAGTGGCCGTCACCAGGCGCACGTTCACGGGGGAGCCGGAAGAGGGCTGGATCCCCCACCAGCGGCTCACCGTCGAGCAGGCACTTACGGCGGCCACCACCGGGGTCGCCCACCAGGCGGGTGCGGACGACCGGCTGCACCTTTCGCCGGGCGCCCCCGCCGACCTGGTCCTGCTCTCCGCCGACCCGCGCACCGTCGACCCCATGGCGATCCGCCACGCGCGCGTGCTGGGCACCTGGCTGGGAGGCCGCCCCACGTACCGGGCGGCGGCTACGCGTGGGCCGCGGGCGCGGTGA
- a CDS encoding TetR/AcrR family transcriptional regulator — MIDTEGADAFSLPRLAGRLGVKAASLYNHLDGRAAVIESVRRLVVEEIDVSVFAVLPWPDALAAWARSYRDAFARHPHAIDLLVTTTIGSPAMLAMYESVVEALARGGWPPGRLVTVLTSVESFVLGSALDLVAPPPMIDPSGRAPRVPALAAALHAAPEHDKAARAEQAFASGLQALVRGLVAQLAEVRTSDAAGRQPG, encoded by the coding sequence ATGATCGACACCGAGGGCGCAGACGCGTTCAGCCTGCCGCGGCTCGCCGGCCGGCTCGGTGTGAAGGCCGCCTCGCTGTACAACCACTTGGACGGCCGCGCCGCCGTCATCGAGAGCGTGCGACGCCTGGTCGTCGAGGAGATCGACGTCTCCGTGTTCGCCGTGCTGCCCTGGCCCGACGCTCTGGCCGCGTGGGCGCGTTCGTACCGCGACGCGTTCGCGCGCCACCCGCACGCCATCGATCTCCTCGTCACGACGACGATCGGTTCCCCGGCGATGCTCGCGATGTACGAGTCGGTGGTGGAGGCGCTGGCCCGCGGCGGCTGGCCGCCCGGGCGCCTGGTGACGGTCCTGACGAGCGTGGAGTCCTTCGTGCTCGGCTCCGCGCTCGACCTCGTCGCGCCCCCGCCGATGATCGACCCCTCGGGCCGCGCGCCGCGGGTGCCGGCCCTCGCCGCCGCGCTGCACGCCGCGCCCGAGCACGACAAGGCGGCGCGCGCGGAGCAGGCGTTCGCCTCCGGCCTCCAGGCGTTGGTGCGCGGGCTCGTGGCGCAGCTCGCGGAAGTTCGCACCTCCGATGCGGCGGGCCGGCAGCCCGGGTGA
- a CDS encoding keywimysin-related RiPP, with translation MKKAYEAPALIRLGTFRKKTGLLARNGNDRLIFSKN, from the coding sequence ATGAAGAAGGCCTACGAAGCGCCGGCGCTCATCCGACTCGGGACGTTCCGGAAGAAGACCGGGCTGCTGGCGCGGAACGGAAACGACCGACTCATTTTCAGCAAGAACTGA
- a CDS encoding lasso peptide isopeptide bond-forming cyclase codes for MTELHESAGTGPGDAHFTVFNDRADAAAVARSFAHPGTRVLNHSSGRPWLVGQWADEEIVTARVGRTALAVIGCCPVTAAELEARAGRLRDLAELDVWARSLPGSFHLVAALDQRLRMQGTASGLRLVFHAIVDGVPVAATRADVLAAALGHDPDEEQLAIRLLWPAPYPLFETSLWYGVTAVPPQDALIVGADGRTVHHSRWWTPPEPVRTLADGAPLVREALATAIDARTRQGGVVSCDLSGGLDSTSICFLADRSPAKVVASTWPGRDPADTDLHWAEQAVKHLPDVEHVVWDAHASPLVYDDLLNIDDLLDEPTIGVMDRSRVLSHLPDMARRGSRVHMTGIGGDHVAWCSEAYYHRLSRTRPLFALRQLRGFRALWQWPLGTTARALADSRPYGRCLADAVGHLRDPLPASATTSLGWGMPPRLFEWVTPDATRMVERALREAASTVVPLHPDRGMHADLEQIRSCTRIIRQWDRMAARVGVPMASPFLDDRVIEACLAIRPEERVTPWAYKPVLTAAMHGIVPEACLRRTTKAAAAMDAADGLRRHRADLLALWEDSRLEQLGLVDGEALRRLAQRPSAPGLRDGILYSTIAAEVWLRGLSPAPTR; via the coding sequence ATGACTGAACTGCACGAGAGTGCGGGGACGGGCCCCGGCGACGCGCACTTCACGGTCTTCAACGACCGTGCGGACGCGGCCGCCGTGGCCCGCTCCTTCGCCCACCCAGGAACACGTGTCCTCAACCATTCCTCGGGCCGGCCGTGGCTGGTCGGCCAGTGGGCCGACGAAGAGATCGTCACGGCGCGCGTCGGCCGCACCGCCCTGGCCGTCATCGGCTGCTGCCCCGTCACCGCCGCCGAACTGGAGGCCCGGGCAGGGCGGTTGCGCGATCTGGCGGAGCTGGACGTGTGGGCCCGCTCCCTGCCCGGCAGCTTCCACCTCGTCGCCGCCCTGGACCAGCGACTCAGGATGCAGGGCACCGCGTCCGGGCTCCGGCTGGTCTTCCACGCCATCGTGGACGGTGTGCCCGTGGCCGCCACCCGCGCCGATGTCCTCGCCGCCGCCCTGGGCCACGACCCCGACGAAGAACAGCTCGCGATCCGGCTGTTGTGGCCGGCCCCCTATCCCCTTTTCGAGACCTCCCTCTGGTACGGCGTCACCGCGGTGCCACCACAGGACGCGCTGATCGTCGGCGCGGACGGGCGGACCGTGCACCACTCACGGTGGTGGACCCCGCCGGAGCCGGTCCGCACCCTCGCCGACGGGGCGCCGCTGGTCCGCGAGGCCCTCGCCACAGCCATCGACGCCCGCACGCGCCAAGGCGGCGTGGTCAGCTGCGACCTGTCCGGCGGCCTGGACTCCACCTCCATCTGCTTCCTCGCGGACCGGTCCCCCGCCAAGGTGGTGGCCAGCACCTGGCCGGGACGCGACCCGGCCGACACCGACCTGCACTGGGCCGAGCAGGCGGTGAAACACCTGCCGGACGTCGAGCACGTGGTGTGGGACGCTCACGCCTCACCGCTGGTCTACGACGATCTGCTGAACATCGACGACCTGCTGGACGAACCGACCATCGGCGTCATGGACCGCTCAAGGGTGCTGAGCCATCTGCCGGACATGGCCCGGCGGGGCAGCCGAGTGCACATGACGGGCATCGGCGGCGATCACGTGGCCTGGTGCTCGGAGGCGTACTACCACCGACTGTCGCGCACCCGCCCGCTGTTCGCGCTGCGGCAACTGCGTGGCTTCCGGGCCCTGTGGCAGTGGCCGCTCGGTACGACGGCCCGTGCCCTGGCCGATTCCCGGCCATACGGCAGGTGTCTCGCCGACGCCGTCGGACACCTGCGCGACCCGCTCCCGGCATCGGCCACCACCAGTCTCGGCTGGGGCATGCCCCCACGTCTCTTCGAGTGGGTCACGCCCGACGCCACACGCATGGTCGAGCGGGCGCTGCGGGAGGCCGCTTCGACGGTCGTGCCCCTGCACCCCGACCGTGGCATGCACGCCGATCTGGAACAGATCCGCTCGTGCACGCGCATCATCCGCCAGTGGGACCGCATGGCGGCCCGCGTCGGTGTCCCGATGGCCTCGCCGTTCCTCGACGACCGCGTCATCGAGGCGTGCCTCGCGATCCGGCCCGAGGAACGCGTCACGCCCTGGGCGTACAAGCCCGTGCTCACCGCCGCGATGCACGGCATCGTGCCCGAGGCGTGTCTGCGGCGCACCACCAAGGCCGCGGCCGCCATGGACGCCGCCGACGGACTGCGCAGGCACCGCGCCGACCTGCTGGCCCTGTGGGAGGACTCCAGGCTGGAACAGCTCGGCCTGGTCGACGGTGAGGCGCTGCGCCGCCTCGCGCAGCGGCCCTCCGCGCCCGGGCTGCGCGACGGCATCCTCTACTCGACCATCGCCGCCGAGGTATGGCTTCGCGGCCTCTCCCCCGCCCCTACCCGATAG
- a CDS encoding lasso peptide biosynthesis PqqD family chaperone translates to MALRFGPDVSTTETDYGTVLLDQRSGNYWELNPTGTLVVKTLLDGGEEAAAVDALVTEFDIDRPRAEQDVTALVRELRESGLAS, encoded by the coding sequence ATGGCACTGCGGTTCGGCCCCGATGTCTCCACCACGGAGACCGACTACGGCACGGTTCTGCTGGACCAGCGCAGCGGAAACTACTGGGAACTCAATCCCACCGGGACCCTCGTCGTGAAGACCCTCCTCGACGGCGGCGAGGAGGCGGCGGCCGTCGACGCGCTCGTCACGGAGTTCGACATCGACCGGCCCCGCGCGGAGCAGGACGTCACGGCTCTCGTACGGGAACTGCGGGAGTCGGGGCTGGCCTCATGA
- a CDS encoding lasso peptide biosynthesis B2 protein translates to MTTPSALERPSNVPFTRRLAARLVLLPAVVLSSLSPRRIRAVLDVVRRGAAPATAAQARNARDAMCATSLLCAGPQGCLPRSLGAALLCRLTGSWPTWCTGASVVPPFNAHAWIEAEGRPIGEDAPDDYFARLLTVEPRTANRPPRQPRP, encoded by the coding sequence ATGACGACACCGAGCGCCCTGGAACGGCCCTCGAACGTTCCCTTCACCCGGCGTCTGGCCGCCCGGCTCGTCCTGCTGCCCGCCGTCGTGCTCTCCTCGCTGTCGCCGCGCCGGATCCGCGCCGTCCTCGATGTCGTACGCCGCGGAGCCGCCCCGGCCACCGCCGCGCAGGCGAGAAACGCCCGGGACGCTATGTGCGCGACCAGCCTCCTCTGCGCCGGCCCGCAAGGCTGCCTGCCCCGCTCGCTGGGCGCCGCCCTGTTGTGCCGGCTGACGGGCAGTTGGCCCACGTGGTGCACGGGGGCGAGCGTGGTGCCTCCCTTCAACGCGCACGCGTGGATCGAGGCGGAGGGCCGGCCCATCGGCGAGGACGCGCCCGACGACTACTTCGCACGGCTGCTCACGGTGGAGCCCCGGACCGCGAACCGCCCGCCCCGCCAGCCCCGCCCATGA